ttatttgggggcatttctgtactttttttggtttgagactttctaaaaagtgtccttatctcttattagacgtgtggatgcgatgttgagggttgtgaccttcgaatcaaaacctatttcgacatatgttcattttttatttaaaccagaccgggtgcgtcgtttggatttatttcagggcatttctttacttttttgggtttgagattctctaaaaagtgtccttatctcttattagacgtgtggatgcgatgttgagggtcgtgacctttgaatcgatacttattttgacatatgttcatttacagtccgaaccagaccgggtgggtcgtttggcgttatttgggggcatttctgtacttttttgggtttgggattttctaaaaagtgtccttatctcttattagacatgtggatgcaatgttgagggtggtgacctgcgaatcgatacctagttcgacatatgttcattttcggtttaaaccagactaggtgagtcatttggggttattttggggcatttttgtactttggattatctaaaaagtgtccttatctcttattagacgtgtggatatgatgttgactgtcatgacctttgaatcgatacctattttggcatatgttcattttcggtttgaacaaaaccgggtgggtcgtttgggggttatttgggggtatttttgtacttttttgggcttgggattttctaaaaagtatccttatcttgtattagaagtgtggatgcaatgttgagggtcttgaccttcgaatcgatacctatttcgacatatgttcattttcgatttaaaccagaccgggtgggtcgtttgggcatatttgggggtatttacgtacttttttggatttggtgttttctaaaaagtgtcattatctcttattagatgtgtggatgcgatgttgagggtcgtgaccatcaaatcgatatctatttcaacatgttcattttcggtttaaaccagaccaggtgggtcgtttggttttatttgggggcatttctgtacttttataggcttgggattttcgaaaaaatctccttatctcttattagacgtgtggatgcgatgttgagggtcgtgaccttcgaattgatacctatttcgacatctgtttattttcggtttaaaccagacagggtgggtcatttggggttattttgaggcttttctatacttttttgggtttgggattctataaaaagtgtccgtatctcttattagacgtgtgacagcgatgttcagggtcgtgacctttgaatcgatagctattttgacatatgttcattttcggtttaaaccagaccgggtgagtcgtttggggttatttgggggcatttctttacttttttgggtttgagattctctaaaaagtgtcattatctcttattagacatttggatgcaatgttgagggtcgtgacgttcgaatcaatacgtattttgacatatgttcatttacagtCCATACCAAACTGggggggtcgtttggagttatttgggggcatttttgtactttttggggtttgggattttctaaaaagtgtccttatctcttattagacatgtggatgagatgttgagggttgtgacctgcgaatcgatacctattttgttgacatatgttcattttcggtttaaacaagactaggtgggtcgtttggggttatttaggggcatttctgtactttttggggtttgggattttctaaaaagtgtccttaactcttattagacatgtggatgcgatgttgaatgtcatgaCCTTTAGATCGTAACcggttttgacatatgttcattttcggtttaaaccagacggggtgggttgtttggggttatttgggggcatttttgtattttttttggtttagtattttctaaaaagtgtcattatctcttattagacatctggatgcgatgttgagggtcatgaccttcgaatcaaaacctatttcggcatatgttcattttcggtttaaaccagactaggtgggtcctttggggttctttggcggcatttctatacttttttcggcttgggattttctataaactgtgcttatctcatattagacgtgtggatgcattgttgtgggtcgtgaccttcgaatcgatacctgtttcgacatacgttccctttcggtttaaaatagaccggcggggtcatttgtggttatttgggggcatttatgtacttttttgggcatgggattttctaacaagtgtccttatctcttattagacgtgtggatgcgatgttgagggtcgtgaccttcgaatccatacctattttgacgtatgttcattttcgatttaaacaagaccgggtgggtaatttggagttgtttgggggcatttctgtgcttttttgggtccaatattttctaaaaagtgtccttcttattagacgtgtggatacgatattgagggtcgtgaccttcgaatcaatacctatttcggcatatgttgatttttggtttaaaccagaccgggtgggtcgtttggggttatttgggggcatttccatacttttttgggtttgggattttctaaaaagtacccttatttcttattagacgtgtcgattcgatgttgagggtcatgaccttcgaatcgatacctatttcgatatatgttaatttttggtttaaaccagaccgggtgggtcgcttggggttattttggggcatttctgtacttttttggatttgggattctctaaaaagtgtccttatctcttactacacgtgtggatgcgatgttgagggtcgtgaccttcgaatcaacacgtattttgacatacgttcattttttgtccaaaccggactaggtgggtcgtttggagttatttggtgcttttctgtacttattcgggtttgcgattttctaaaaagtgtccttatctcttattagacgtgtgtatgcgatgttgagggtcgtgaccttcaaatcaatacctatttttgcatatgttcatttttggtttaaactagaccgggtgggtcgtttggggttattttggggcatttatgtacttgtttgggtttgggattctctaaaaggtgtcgttttctcttattacacgtgtggatgcgatgttgagggtcgtgaccttcgaatcgattcgtATTTCGACATAcattcattttttgtccaaaccagaccgagtgtgccgtatttcgacatacgttcattttttgtccaaaccagaccgagtgtgtcgtatttcgacatacgttcattttttacatctaggcAGCAATTTGATTTGACCATCTACTTCCAGCCTTCGCATAATTTCTGAAAAAGcttccatggcaatagtgaacaaataaggaGAGAGCGGGTCACCTTGCCTGATACCTCTACCTCCCTTGAAGTAACCTGTGGGGCTGCCATTAATGAGAACGGAGAACATGGGTGTGGTAACACAAGCCTTAACCCATCCAAGGAATTTCCCTCTGAAGCCCATCCTTTCCATCACTCCAAATAGAAAGTTCCTGCTCAAGGAGTCATAggctttatggagatcaaccttcaaCACCACAGTGGGGTTGGCTGCTTTCTGCTCAATTCCTCtcacaatatcatggcaaacaAGAATATTATCAACTATAGATCTTCCTTTGATAAAAGCTGATTGATTGAAACTGATCACCTCACCGATAACCTTCTGGAGTGTATTAGAGATGATCTTAGTAATGATCTTGTAGAGCAGATTGCAAAGGACAATGGGTCTATAGCCCGCAAAGGAGGAAACATCTCCAGATTTAGGGATCAGAGAAATAAAGGTAGCATTAACAGAATAGGGCATAAAGGAGTTctcaaaaaaccatttaatagccttAATAAGGTCCTCCTCAATAATCTCCCAGGTTGTTTTGTAAAATCTAGCCCCAAAACCATCAGGCCCTTGGGCCTTAGAATCTTTCATATCAAAGACCACACCCTTGATCTCCTCTCTACTAATCTCCCTTTCCAATTCCAATATCTGAAATTCAGAAATAGCACCTTTACAGCCTCTTCTTTAATCCtttttggttcatcaaccaCCACTCCATTTTGATCAACAATCTCCAGAATATGCTTTCTATTGAATCTGTTGTGCATGGACTTATGAAAAAAACTGTTATTTCCATCTCCTAGTTGGAGCCACTTCACCCTAGATTTCTCCTTTAGGACCCTCTCCTCCATTTGCAAAGCACTCCAGAGCTTGcccttggcctctctctctagGATAATTAGAGAATCATCCATCGGATTCAAAGATATATCAGCCTGAATTCTAGAAAGCTCCTCTTCGGCCACCTTGACAGAGTGAAAAACATCCCCAAAATCCTCCTTATTCCACCTCTTCAGCTCAAGCTTAACATTCCTTAACTTTGCAGTGAAACAAAGAAGAGGATTGGACTGCGGCTTTATAGGGAAAGCCCAGCCTTTCTTAACCACTTCTAAGTAATCTCCATGAGTAGTCCAAGCATCGAAAAACTTGAAAGGTTTTGGACCTGAATTGAGATTGTCCAACAGCTTAAGGATGATCGGACTATGGTCAGAGATACCAGGGTAAAGGAAATTCGCCTCAGAAAAACTTAGTTTATCCAGCCAATGGCTGTTAACTAAGACCCgatcaagtttacaacaaattTTGCTGCTGCCTCTTTGGTTATTACTCCAAGTAAACATTTCTCCTTTCCACTTCAAATCAGCTAGGGCCGAATTGAAAATACAAGCATTAAAgtcctctacagccccatgaaGAATGGCCTCCCCTCCAAGCTTCTCATTCTGATGCCGAACAATATTAAAATCCCCCATTAAAGCCCAGGGGTCGATCATACCAGCAGCAATTTCCTCTATGTCCTTCCACAGCTCAAGCCTCCCCTCAAGAGTAGTAAAAGCATAAACAGCGGTGCAGTGGAAGGCCAAAGAAGAACCAAGAATTCCAACTTTCAAATGAATAAATTGAGATTTAGATTTAACGATCTCAACCTTTAAGCTCTCCTCATCCCAACCAATCCAGATTCTGGTATGGTGTTCTGGACTACAGTTATGAGTGAATTTCCATCCCcttttaaggttttgaaaattATTATTAACATTATTCTCCTTAacttttgtctccaaaagaatAGCCAACTTATACTCCTTGGCAGCAAGCATTCTTTTAACACTTCTTGGTTTTTCAGGGGCATTCAGCCCTCTCACATTCCAGCATAGACTATTCATTAGGAACGATTAGAAGGGGGGGTTGGAGCCAGCTTCTTACCCCCCAAAGCCAATCCAATCTCAGTCACCTTCACAACCGAACTAGCATTGGCAGTGACTTCAACACGCTGAGGCTTGAAAGAAGCCAAAAATCTTCTCATTCCCTGCTCCCTTAATCCTCTCCCCTCTTTATCTAAATTTAAAACAATGGGGATAGTGGGGTTGGACATACCTTCAAATGTGGGGTCTTTCAAAGATAAACTAGCCGaatcttttcttcctttggtgGAGAGGCTGGCAGTTTTGGAAATCAAATCTGGCCGGGCAACTTCTTTAGCTCCTTCTTCAATGACATCACCATCCAACGTGGCCCCCTCATCAAGAATCTTCAAAAGAGAATACCTAATAGAGCTCCCCCAATCAGCATTGCTTACCAAAACTGAAGTGGAAGATTTATTACCTTCCATAAGTGCcccactctccttctctccaccctCACCAATTCTTTCCTTTATGGCCAACGCATGGGCTTTAGTAGGAGAAGACCCAGCTGTCACATTCATCCCatttgaattttccaaaatctccACACCATCCAAGCCAGCTATACCTTTTCTTCCAAGATTCTCCCCATCTTTCTTTCATAATTAAAGAATCCCTTGGATCCTGCCCATCGTCCAGCTCATCTCCTAATAAGATGTTGCAAGAATCAGCATCCAACATTAGCTCTTTTGGATCATAGGCAACTTCCTCCGTTAGATCTTCCAGCAAAGCAAATGCATTGACATGAACAACTTCCTTCCCCTTACCAGCTGCAATCTTGGTTGGAGAATTAGGAAGATTTCTAGAACCAGCAGATTTCTAAATCCCCACAGATTTCGTGATCCCAGCAGATTCCGTGATCCCAGCAAATCTTTCACCCAAGTTGGCACCtacatttgaattttgaatctcaGCCCCATCACCACCGTGCATGGCCTGAGCACCACCACCACATCCAGCTCCGGCCACCTGAGAATGACCTGCACCAACTTTCATCCTCCACTCTTTTCGGCTGTTACCCTTCTGTGTAGCTTGATTAGCACCACATTGACTAGTGGCATGGCCAAAAATCATACAGCTATTGCAGCGGGGAGGGCACCATTCATACTTCACTTTTTGAAAGAACACCAACCCTTCATCATCATGGACAACCACTTGCTCCGGGAGATCTTGGGTAGCCTCAATTTCCACACATAAGCGGGCATAGGAGAACCGTTCCTTAGTCATTGTCATTTTGTCAATGGCAATCGGTTTACCGATAACACTAGCAATCGAACTCAAAGCCTCCACATTCCAGAAGTGAAATGGAAGGTTGGGGAAAGTAATCTAGATAGGAATGGAGTTTAATTCAGCCTTTTCAAGCTTCATTCCTGGTTTCCAAGGCCGGAGGATCAACGGTCTTCGCTGCACAGTCCATGGTCCTCCTTCTAGCACTTTAACtttatcttcctccaaattgAAACGGAAAACAAAGAATCCACTCTCTAAAAGATTAACATCCACATGCCCAGAAATATTCCATTGTTTTAGTAGCACTTCCTTAACATAAGTAAAACTTGGCCTACGGCCAATGAAATGCCCAAGAAGAGGGTTCTTCCATTTAGATAATTCTGCCTTAAGCATGGCTGAAGAACATTGTGCAACACGCATACCATCAATACAAACAGGCTCAATGAAACTTAACTCCAAACCTTCACTATTAagagagcttgaagaagattgaaagaatGAAGTCCAGGACACCCCCTTCCTAATAGCTTCTCCATGCATATCCATTCCCGATCCTGCCACcaaaacaccaccaccacccgagGAGGTTCCCTCACCTGCAGCAACTTCTCTCAGCCTTGATCACCACTTTTACAAGATCACCCCCGATGTGGAACTGCGATCTTCCCTAGCTTCCCCCTCTCCTGGATTGGGGAAGAAGAGACCACGCCGAAGGCAGCCCCCCGGCCATCACCAAGGGCACACATCTAGAgcacccaaccaaaaaaaacggcccccccccccgggggggggggggggggggggggggggggggggggggggggggggggggggggggggggggggggggggggggggggggggggggggggggggttcaatTTTGACTTAAACCAagccaggtgggtcgtttggggttatttgggggcatttctgtacttttttgggttttggatttcctaaaaagtgtccttatctattattagatgtgtggatgcaatgttgagggtcgtgaccttcgaatcgatacctatttctacttatgttcatttttgatttaaaccagatcgcctaggtcgtttgggggcatttttgtacttttttgggttggggaatttctaaaaagtgtccttatctcttattagacgtgtggatgcgatgttgaaggtcgtcagcttcgaatcaatacgtatttcgacttatgatcattttcggttcgaatcagaccaggtgggtcgttggtggttatttaggggcatttctatacttttttgggtttgggattttctaaaaagtgtccttatcacttattagacttgtggatgcaatgttgagggtcgtgaccttcgaatcgatacctatttcgacttatgttaatttttggtttaaaccagaccgtctgggtcgtttgtgattatttgggggtatttctatacttttttagatttgggattttctaaaaagtgtccttatctcttataagacatgtggatgcgatgtagagggacGTGACCGTCGaatagatacgtatttcgacttatgttcatttccggtccgaactaaattgggtgggtcgtttgggattatttgggggcatttctgtacttttttgggtttggtattttctaaaaactgtccttatctgttattagacatgtggatgcgatgttgagggtcatgaccttcgaatcgatacgtatttggacttgtattcattttcggtcctaccagactgggtgggcggtttagggttatttggtggcatttctatacttttttgcttttgggattttctaaaaaaatgtccttatctcttattagacgtttggatgcaatgttgagggtcgtgaccttccaatcgatacctatttcgacttatgttcattttcagtttaaaccaaaccggctgggtcgtttgaggttttttgggagaatttcgttacttttttgggttttggactttCTAagaggtgtccttatctcttattagacgtttggatgtgatgtttagggtcctgacattcgaatcgatacatatttcgacttatgttcattttcggtccgaaccaaaccaagtgggacatttggggttatttgggggcatttctgtattttttgggtttgggattttcaaaaaagtgtccttatctcttattagacgtgtggatgcaatattgagggtcgtgaccttcgaatcgataagtattttgatatatgttcattttttgtccgaaccaaatagggtgggtcgtttggggttatttgggggcatttctgtgcttttttgggtttaagattttctaaaaattgtccatatctcttattagacgtgtggatgcgatgttcggggtcgtgaccttcgaatcgaaacctatttcgacacatgttctttttcggtttaaaccagaccgggtgggtcgtttggggttatttgggggcatttctgtacttttttgggtttgagagtttctaaaaagtgttcttatctcttattagacgtgtggacgcgatgttgagggtcgtgaccttcagatcgatacgtatttcgacttatgttcattttcggtccgacctgaccaggtgggtcgtgaggggttatttggtggcatttctgtacttttttagatttgggattttctaaaaagtgtccttatctcttattagacgtgtggatacgatgtaaggggtcgtggccttcgaatcgataagtatttcgacttatgttcatttttcgtccgaaccagaccgggtgggtcgattggggttatttgggggcatttctgtaatttttggggtttgggattttctaaaaagtgtccttagctcttattagacgtgtggatgcgatgtttaggatcgtgacctttgaattgatacctttttcggcatatgttcattatcggtttaaaccagatcgggtagttcgtttggggttattttggggcatttcagtgcatttttgggtttgggattttctaaatagtgttcttaccttttattagacatgtgg
The genomic region above belongs to Telopea speciosissima isolate NSW1024214 ecotype Mountain lineage unplaced genomic scaffold, Tspe_v1 Tspe_v1.0464, whole genome shotgun sequence and contains:
- the LOC122648103 gene encoding uncharacterized protein LOC122648103, with the translated sequence MNSLCWNVRGLNAPEKPRSVKRMLAAKEYKLAILLETKVKENNVNNNFQNLKRGWKFTHNCSPEHHTRIWIGWDEESLKVEIVKSKSQFIHLKVGILGSSLAFHCTAVYAFTTLEGRLELWKDIEEIAAGMIDPWALMGDFNIVRHQNEKLGGEAILHGAVEDFNACIFNSALADLKWKGEMFTWSNNQRGSSKICCKLDRVLVNSHWLDKLSFSEANFLYPGISDHSPIILKLLDNLNSGPKPFKFFDAWTTHGDYLEVVKKGWAFPIKPQSNPLLCFTAKLRNVKLELKRWNKEDFGDVFHSVKVAEEELSRIQADISLNPMDDSLIILEREAKGKLWSALQMEERVLKEKSRVKWLQLGDGNNSFFHKSMHNRFNRKHILEIVDQNGVVVDEPKRIKEEAVKVLFLNFRYWNWKGRLVERRSRVWSLI